A stretch of the Clostridium fungisolvens genome encodes the following:
- the rplM gene encoding 50S ribosomal protein L13 — MKSYIAKANEVERKWYVVDAAGKPLGRVASQVASILRGKNKPTFTPNVDCGDFVIIINAEKVLLTGKKLDQKLMRKHSLYPGGLKETPYREVLDKKPEFAFEEAVRRMLPKGVLGRKMLTKLKVYRGAEHNHAAQNPEVLELKY, encoded by the coding sequence ATGAAATCATACATTGCAAAAGCTAATGAAGTTGAAAGAAAATGGTATGTCGTTGATGCTGCTGGAAAGCCACTAGGAAGAGTTGCTAGCCAAGTTGCTTCAATATTAAGAGGTAAGAATAAGCCAACATTTACTCCAAATGTTGATTGCGGAGATTTCGTAATAATTATAAATGCTGAAAAGGTTCTTTTAACTGGAAAGAAACTAGATCAAAAATTAATGAGAAAGCACAGCTTATATCCAGGTGGATTAAAAGAAACTCCATATAGAGAAGTTTTAGATAAGAAACCTGAATTCGCTTTTGAAGAAGCTGTAAGAAGAATGCTTCCAAAGGGAGTTTTAGGAAGAAAAATGCTTACAAAGCTTAAGGTTTATAGAGGTGCAGAACACAATCATGCAGCTCAAAATCCAGAAGTACTTGAATTAAAGTACTAA
- the truA gene encoding tRNA pseudouridine(38-40) synthase TruA, whose translation MRNIKLILEYDGTGYNGWQKQKHGMTVQNKLDKAIRTLTKEDIETLGSSRTDSGVHARGYVVNFKTNSRIPAERFKDALNTKLPDDILVISSEEVSDDFHARYSSKGKMYSYTIRNNEVPTVIGRNYFYNYEKKLDIEAIKLAAQYFLGTHDFKAFQNKGGSVKTTVRTITQLDIEVNNDIIKFYVAGNGFLYNMVRIIVGTLIMVGIHKIEPSDVEKIISEGIRQKAGKSAPACGLCLEKVFY comes from the coding sequence TTGAGAAATATAAAACTTATTTTAGAGTATGATGGAACTGGCTACAACGGATGGCAAAAGCAAAAACATGGGATGACTGTACAGAATAAATTAGATAAGGCAATTAGAACTTTAACTAAAGAGGACATAGAGACGTTAGGAAGCTCCAGAACGGATTCTGGGGTTCATGCAAGAGGTTATGTAGTAAACTTTAAAACTAATAGCAGAATACCTGCTGAGAGGTTTAAGGACGCCCTTAATACAAAGCTGCCGGATGATATATTAGTTATATCATCTGAAGAGGTTTCAGATGATTTTCATGCTAGGTATTCATCAAAGGGAAAAATGTATAGTTATACTATAAGAAACAATGAAGTACCCACTGTTATAGGAAGAAATTATTTTTATAATTATGAAAAAAAACTAGATATAGAGGCTATAAAATTGGCGGCTCAATATTTTTTAGGAACTCATGATTTTAAGGCTTTTCAAAATAAAGGTGGATCAGTAAAAACCACTGTTAGAACAATAACTCAGCTAGATATTGAAGTGAATAATGATATTATTAAATTTTATGTAGCTGGTAATGGTTTTTTATATAATATGGTTAGAATAATAGTAGGGACCTTAATAATGGTGGGTATACATAAGATTGAGCCTAGTGATGTGGAAAAAATTATATCAGAGGGAATAAGGCAGAAAGCTGGAAAGTCTGCGCCAGCTTGTGGTTTATGCTTAGAAAAAGTTTTTTACTAA
- a CDS encoding energy-coupling factor transporter transmembrane component T family protein has product MLKEITIGQYIPGDSFIHKLDPRTKILISMLFIVSLFIMNKYVGYIFVTAFLCASILFSQVHLRFLYRGLKPVFVLILITAALNIFMIQGKPENLIYTFKFINIYKEGIDTAVFMTLRLIFLILGTSLLTLTTSPIELTDGIENLLNPFKKIGVPAHELAMMMTIALRFIPTLMDETDKIMKAQQARGADFESGNVIQKAKSLIPLLVPLFISSFRRADELAMAMEARCYRGGEGRTRMKQLKYGARDVVAYIIIIALLVISFYVRFGIR; this is encoded by the coding sequence ATGCTAAAGGAAATTACAATAGGCCAGTATATACCGGGTGATTCGTTCATACATAAGTTAGATCCAAGAACTAAAATATTGATATCCATGCTTTTTATAGTTTCTCTCTTTATTATGAATAAATATGTTGGATATATTTTTGTTACAGCTTTCTTATGTGCATCAATACTATTTTCACAAGTTCATTTAAGATTTTTATATAGAGGTTTGAAACCTGTTTTTGTACTTATTCTGATAACGGCTGCGTTAAATATCTTTATGATACAAGGCAAACCTGAGAACTTAATTTATACTTTCAAATTCATTAATATATATAAAGAAGGGATAGATACTGCAGTATTTATGACCCTTAGACTTATATTTTTAATTTTAGGGACATCGTTATTAACATTAACCACTTCTCCTATAGAGTTAACTGATGGAATTGAGAATCTTCTTAATCCATTTAAGAAAATAGGGGTTCCAGCACATGAGCTTGCAATGATGATGACTATAGCTCTAAGATTTATACCAACTTTAATGGATGAAACTGATAAGATAATGAAGGCTCAACAAGCTAGAGGAGCAGATTTCGAATCAGGAAATGTTATACAAAAGGCAAAGAGCTTAATTCCTTTATTAGTTCCTCTATTCATAAGTTCATTTAGAAGAGCTGATGAGCTTGCTATGGCAATGGAGGCTAGATGTTATAGAGGTGGAGAAGGAAGAACAAGAATGAAGCAACTAAAATATGGAGCTAGGGATGTTGTAGCTTATATTATAATAATTGCTTTACTAGTGATAAGTTTTTACGTTAGGTTTGGAATAAGATAA
- a CDS encoding energy-coupling factor transporter ATPase: MSIKIENLTHIYMPKSPFEKKALDDVSLEIMDGQFVALIGHTGSGKSTLIQHLNGLLKPSSGKIIVDDIDITQKGVKLSDIRKKIGLVFQYPEYQLFEETIEKDIQFGPRNLGLSEDEIDKRTKRAMKMVGLEYEMYKDKSPFELSGGQKRRVAIAGVVAMEPKILILDEPTAGLDPKGRDEILEQINILHKEYNMTIILVSHSMEDVAKLADRVIVMNKGKSILDGFPSEIFNKIEVLEEVGLAAPQVTYLVRSLRNKGFNISSSVFTVEQAKEELLQYIKNNK, translated from the coding sequence ATGTCAATTAAAATAGAAAACTTAACTCATATATATATGCCAAAATCACCCTTTGAGAAAAAAGCATTAGATGATGTATCATTAGAAATAATGGATGGACAGTTTGTAGCTCTTATAGGTCATACTGGGTCAGGTAAATCAACTCTTATTCAACATTTAAATGGATTATTGAAACCATCTAGTGGGAAGATAATTGTTGATGACATTGACATAACTCAAAAAGGGGTAAAACTATCAGATATAAGAAAAAAAATAGGACTTGTATTCCAGTATCCGGAATATCAACTTTTTGAAGAGACAATAGAGAAGGACATACAATTTGGACCAAGAAATTTAGGTCTATCAGAAGATGAGATAGATAAAAGAACTAAGAGAGCTATGAAAATGGTTGGTTTAGAATATGAGATGTATAAGGATAAATCACCATTTGAACTAAGCGGAGGTCAAAAAAGAAGAGTTGCTATAGCTGGAGTTGTGGCAATGGAACCTAAGATATTAATATTAGATGAACCTACAGCAGGATTAGATCCTAAGGGCAGAGATGAGATATTAGAGCAGATAAATATACTGCATAAGGAATATAATATGACTATAATACTAGTAAGCCATAGTATGGAAGATGTTGCAAAGCTGGCAGATAGAGTAATAGTTATGAATAAAGGTAAATCTATATTAGATGGTTTTCCTTCTGAAATATTTAATAAAATAGAAGTATTAGAAGAAGTAGGATTAGCTGCACCACAGGTAACTTACTTAGTTAGATCATTAAGAAATAAGGGATTTAATATAAGCAGTAGTGTATTTACAGTAGAACAGGCAAAAGAAGAATTGCTGCAATATATAAAAAATAACAAGTAG
- a CDS encoding energy-coupling factor transporter ATPase codes for MSDMMVECKDLTFKYVNGENGEEKYAINGVNLSVKKGEFLVVLGHNGSGKSTIAKHINALLLPSGGKVYVDGIDTSDVDNTWEVRKRAGMVFQNPDNQMVATIVEEDVAFGPENLGIEPSEIRKRVDDSLKKVEMYEYRKHAPHLLSGGQKQRIAIAGILAMRPQCIILDEPTAMLDPIGRKEVISTIKDVNKNYGITIILITHYMDEAAEADRIVVMDQGKVMMEGVPREVFSQVETMKKIGLDVPQVTELAYELQKSGINISTKILNVDEMVDALCQLK; via the coding sequence ATGAGTGATATGATGGTAGAATGCAAAGATCTCACTTTTAAATATGTAAATGGTGAAAATGGGGAAGAAAAGTATGCTATTAATGGTGTTAACCTAAGTGTTAAAAAAGGTGAATTCTTGGTTGTGCTTGGACATAATGGCTCGGGAAAGTCCACTATTGCCAAACATATAAATGCGTTACTCCTTCCTAGCGGTGGGAAAGTATACGTGGATGGTATTGACACATCTGATGTAGATAATACCTGGGAAGTAAGAAAAAGAGCTGGAATGGTGTTTCAGAACCCTGACAATCAAATGGTAGCTACAATTGTAGAAGAAGATGTAGCTTTTGGACCTGAGAATTTGGGAATAGAACCTTCAGAAATAAGAAAAAGAGTAGATGATAGCTTGAAGAAAGTTGAAATGTACGAATATAGGAAACATGCTCCTCATCTGTTATCAGGAGGACAAAAGCAAAGAATTGCAATAGCTGGTATTCTGGCTATGAGGCCACAATGTATAATATTAGATGAACCTACTGCAATGCTAGATCCTATAGGTAGAAAAGAAGTTATTAGTACTATAAAAGATGTTAATAAGAATTATGGAATAACTATAATTCTAATAACTCATTATATGGACGAAGCTGCTGAAGCTGATAGAATAGTAGTAATGGATCAAGGTAAAGTAATGATGGAAGGTGTTCCAAGAGAAGTATTTTCTCAAGTTGAAACTATGAAGAAGATAGGATTGGATGTGCCTCAAGTTACTGAATTGGCTTATGAACTTCAGAAGTCAGGAATAAATATAAGCACTAAAATATTAAATGTAGATGAGATGGTGGATGCATTATGTCAATTAAAATAG
- the rplQ gene encoding 50S ribosomal protein L17, whose amino-acid sequence MAGYRKLGRPTDQRKAMLRNLVTSFLKHGKIETTETRAKEARSLAEKMITLAKRGDLHARRQVLSFVTEEAVVKNLFENVAPKYTERNGGYTRMYKVGPRRGDGAEIVILELV is encoded by the coding sequence ATGGCAGGATATCGTAAGTTAGGTCGTCCTACTGATCAGAGAAAAGCTATGCTAAGAAACCTTGTTACAAGCTTCTTAAAGCATGGTAAAATAGAAACAACTGAAACAAGAGCTAAAGAAGCTAGAAGTCTTGCAGAAAAAATGATCACTCTTGCTAAAAGAGGAGATCTTCATGCAAGAAGACAGGTTTTGTCTTTTGTTACTGAAGAAGCAGTAGTGAAGAACTTATTTGAAAATGTTGCTCCAAAATACACTGAGAGAAACGGTGGTTATACAAGAATGTATAAAGTTGGCCCAAGAAGAGGCGACGGAGCTGAAATAGTTATACTTGAATTAGTATAA
- a CDS encoding DNA-directed RNA polymerase subunit alpha yields MLEIEKPIIECVESSDDGTYGKFVIEPLERGYGTTLGNALRRILLSSLPGAAPTSVKIDGVVHEFSTVTGVKEDVTELILNMKSLALRMTGDGPKTIYIDAKGPGVVTGADIKTDGDVEVVSEDLHIATLDENAKLYVEITVNRGRGYVSQNKNKSDNLPIGSIAMDSIYTPVKRVNFTVENTRVGQITDYDKLTLEVWTNGTIKIEEAISLSAKILIEHFKLFMTLTDNTNDVEIMIEKEEDNKEKVLEMTIEELDLSVRSYNCLKRAGINTVQELAQRSMDDMMKVRNLGKKSLEEVERKLKELGLGLRLNDE; encoded by the coding sequence ATGTTAGAAATAGAAAAGCCAATAATCGAATGTGTTGAATCTAGCGATGACGGTACTTATGGTAAATTTGTTATTGAACCGCTAGAAAGAGGTTATGGAACAACTCTTGGTAATGCATTAAGAAGAATATTACTTTCTTCTTTACCAGGAGCTGCACCAACATCAGTAAAAATTGATGGTGTAGTTCATGAGTTTTCTACAGTAACTGGTGTGAAGGAAGATGTTACAGAATTAATTCTTAACATGAAGTCCTTAGCGCTTAGAATGACTGGAGATGGCCCAAAGACTATATATATTGATGCAAAAGGCCCTGGAGTAGTTACAGGTGCTGATATAAAGACTGATGGTGATGTAGAAGTTGTTAGCGAAGATTTACATATCGCAACTCTAGATGAAAATGCTAAGTTGTATGTGGAGATTACCGTTAATAGAGGAAGAGGGTATGTTTCCCAAAATAAAAATAAGAGCGACAATCTTCCAATAGGTTCTATAGCAATGGACTCAATATACACACCTGTAAAAAGAGTTAATTTCACAGTTGAAAATACTAGAGTTGGCCAAATCACAGATTATGATAAGTTAACTTTAGAAGTTTGGACTAATGGAACAATAAAGATTGAGGAAGCTATAAGTTTATCTGCAAAGATTCTTATAGAACACTTCAAATTATTTATGACTCTTACAGACAACACTAATGATGTTGAAATAATGATCGAAAAAGAAGAAGATAATAAAGAAAAAGTACTTGAAATGACTATAGAGGAGCTTGATTTATCAGTTAGATCATATAACTGTTTAAAGAGAGCTGGTATAAACACTGTTCAAGAGCTTGCTCAAAGATCAATGGATGATATGATGAAGGTAAGAAACCTTGGTAAGAAGTCCCTTGAAGAAGTTGAAAGAAAGCTTAAAGAATTGGGTTTAGGTCTTAGATTAAATGACGAGTAG